The sequence CGGTATGTGTTCTCTGATGGGTGCTCAGGTGGTCCGACCTGCTGAACACCTGGCCGCATACCTTGCACGTGTACGGTTTGACGCCCGTGTGCAACCTCATGTGTCTAGTGAGCATGTCCGACCTGGCGAAGCTCCTTTTGCATACGTCGCATAGGTACGCCTTCGCGGACGCGTCCTGCGGGCCCTGTCTGCGGTGCCTGGACGCCATGTGCTTCGCCAGCCGATCGTGCAAGCTGAACATCTGACCGCAAACCGGGCAGACGTAGGCGACGTCGGCGCCGGGCGGCATCTCCTCCACCACCGGCGAGACCTCCAGATTGTAGCGGACGGCGACGCTCTCTTTAGTCGTCGGTGATGCGACGTCGCCCTTCACCACCGGCACGCTCACGGAGCCCCTGGACACGATACCGGGTGGCAGTAGCTGGAGTGCGGGCGGTCTGCCAGAGACCGCGGCCGCAGCTGCCGCGGTTGCCATCAGGTTCTTCATCGAGAGGTCCAACGGCGACTCTTGGGGGCTCGTGGTGTCGCTCTCCAGGGAGCCGCTTCTCAGCGGATGGTTTACGAACACGGATGAGGTCGACAACGGTGGTTTTTGGTCCCATCCCGGCACCAGGTCCGAGTCAGAGTGACTGCGGCCTCTGAATATGTCGGGCAGGTACTTGGTGTGCATGTAGTGCTCGAAGCTGTACGACGACAGGGATCCCGGCGTGAGCGGCGGCAGGCTGAGAGGAGTGAGCGGCGTGAGCGGAGTCAGCGGCGTCAACGGAGAGGTCGGCGAGGGTAGCACCATCGGCGGGGTGGCCGTCTGGGAGCACTGGACGCAGGTGCAGCCGGGATACTTGGGTGCGGACGATCTCTGGTGAGATGGATGGAGGTGGTCATATACA comes from Nomia melanderi isolate GNS246 chromosome 7, iyNomMela1, whole genome shotgun sequence and encodes:
- the klu gene encoding zinc finger protein klumpfuss isoform X2, whose amino-acid sequence is MTMAESAVEDAAAAPPGPAKPPPPSCTNNNTLAATANRNHRNLRKRKRLDQVLDILQHRSSPSEGEVLRFEGSGPASEEEEDVFGSPRSSSRSAADPPSSMRWKRLKRLKSEEPVTPSEEEGGANDADQQQNHHPHHPSHYHPHHHRHRHRHHHRNNANHVYDHLHPSHQRSSAPKYPGCTCVQCSQTATPPMVLPSPTSPLTPLTPLTPLTPLSLPPLTPGSLSSYSFEHYMHTKYLPDIFRGRSHSDSDLVPGWDQKPPLSTSSVFVNHPLRSGSLESDTTSPQESPLDLSMKNLMATAAAAAAVSGRPPALQLLPPGIVSRGSVSVPVVKGDVASPTTKESVAVRYNLEVSPVVEEMPPGADVAYVCPVCGQMFSLHDRLAKHMASRHRRQGPQDASAKAYLCDVCKRSFARSDMLTRHMRLHTGVKPYTCKVCGQVFSRSDHLSTHQRTHTGEKPYKCPQCAYAACRRDMITRHLRTHARFPDVPTPKSEPGLLAGEDSPTFPQEMASPSTTIKAE
- the klu gene encoding zinc finger protein klumpfuss isoform X1 codes for the protein MLTELNVTKLRYMVAVVSFRTRPWRYRILDDEVGGSTVVAEGVVSGIKGPGGGCRASSMTMAESAVEDAAAAPPGPAKPPPPSCTNNNTLAATANRNHRNLRKRKRLDQVLDILQHRSSPSEGEVLRFEGSGPASEEEEDVFGSPRSSSRSAADPPSSMRWKRLKRLKSEEPVTPSEEEGGANDADQQQNHHPHHPSHYHPHHHRHRHRHHHRNNANHVYDHLHPSHQRSSAPKYPGCTCVQCSQTATPPMVLPSPTSPLTPLTPLTPLTPLSLPPLTPGSLSSYSFEHYMHTKYLPDIFRGRSHSDSDLVPGWDQKPPLSTSSVFVNHPLRSGSLESDTTSPQESPLDLSMKNLMATAAAAAAVSGRPPALQLLPPGIVSRGSVSVPVVKGDVASPTTKESVAVRYNLEVSPVVEEMPPGADVAYVCPVCGQMFSLHDRLAKHMASRHRRQGPQDASAKAYLCDVCKRSFARSDMLTRHMRLHTGVKPYTCKVCGQVFSRSDHLSTHQRTHTGEKPYKCPQCAYAACRRDMITRHLRTHARFPDVPTPKSEPGLLAGEDSPTFPQEMASPSTTIKAE